The following nucleotide sequence is from Mycobacterium sp. 3519A.
CACGTCGTTGTTCATCAGATCGAATCGGGCGTCCATTGCTTCCTCCTCTGTCGTGGTGCACATCAGATGTCGGCGGCCCGCCGTTTGTGACAACCGGGCCCGATGTCACAAATCGGCGGCCACTGGTGTCATATGGACATGTCCGACGTCGCAACCCAGGTCTTCCTGGCGCATCGCAACCTGCTTTTCACCGCGGCCTACGAATTGCTCGGCTCGGCCGCCGACGCCGAAGACGTGCTGCAGGAGACCTGGCTGCGGTGGGTGAACGTGGACCTCGACACGGTGCGCGATCAGCGCGCGTATCTGGTCCGGATCGCTACCCGGCAGGCGCTGGGCCGGTTGCGGACGCTGGGGCGCCGCAGGGAGGCCTACGTCGGGCCCTGGCTGCCGGAGCCGCTGCTGACCACGCCCGATGTGGCCGAGGACGTCGAATTGGCGGACAGCGTCTCGATGGCGATGTTGCTGGTGCTGGAGACGTTGACACCGACCGAACGCGCGGTGTTCCTGCTGCGTGAGGTGTTCGAATTGGAGTACGACGAAATCGCCGAGGCCGTCGACAAGACTCCGGCCGCGGTCCGCCAGATCGCCCACCGGGCGCGGTCACATGTAGCCGCACGCAGGCCGCGCGGCGTCGTGTCCTCCGACGAATCCCGGGATGCGCTGAAGGCGTTCCAACGCGCGATCGAAACCGGCGATCTGCAGGGTCTGGTCGATGTCCTCGCGCCTGACGTGGTGATGTTGAGCGACGGCGGCGGCGTCAAACAGGCGCTGCCGCGGCCCATCCGCGGCGCACACCGGGTGGCGCGCCTGCTGGGTGTGGGCCTGCCGAGGCTCGTCGGCGAGGTCTCTGTCGAACCGGTGCAGATCAACGGCGGGCCCGCGCTGATCATCCGGATCGACGGGGAGATCGACAACGTCGTCGCGGTGCGTATCGACGACGGGCTGGTCTCGGGGCTGTACATCGTGCGCAATCCCGAGAAGTTGTCGTACGTGAATCGCGAGACCGCGTTGGGCCGTTGACTACCAGTTCGTCAGGATGAAGTGGTTGAGCAGCAGTGCGCCGATGACGTTGAGTGCCAGCCACCAACGCTGTGACTGCGACGGCAACAAGGCGCCCGCGGCGGTGAGCCACACCATGAACGGCAACCAAATGCGTTCGGTCTCAGCCTTACTCAGCATCGACAGGTCTGCGCACAGGATCGACAACAGCGCGCCGAGCACCACCAGGTGCAGCCCGGAGCGGCGCTTGATCGCCGCGATGTCGAACACCCTGCCGATCCCGGCAACGCTGCCGAGCCCGATCGCGCACACCACCGACGCCAGGTTCGCCCACGACCAGTATTGGAACGGCCGGTCGTTCGCAATGCCCTGCCAATAACGGTGCTGCACCAGCGTGTAGCCGTCGAACCACCAGAATCCCGCCAGCGCGAACAGGCCGACGACCGCCAGTGCGGCAACCACCGCGGGCGCCAGGGCCGTGACTGCCGACCGCCAATTCGCCGCCGCGAGCAGCACGGCCACCGCAGGCAACGCCATCAGGCCGAGGCCATAGTTGAGGAAGATGCCCCAGCCGAGCAACAGTCCCGAACCAACCGCGGCCAGCACGGGCCATCGCACCGTGCGCCGGACCGCCAACGCCAGCAGCGCGATACCCCAGGCCGCCACCCCCGCGAAGTAGCCGTCCGCCGACACCGCGACCCAGATGGCCGTCGGCGCCACCGCGACGAACGGTGCCGCCGACCTGGCGGTGGCCTCGTCCGCCAACGTGCGCAGCGCGACGACGATCGCTGCCGCGGCACTCGAGCCGACGAGCAGGCACAGCAACCCCGCCCACGCACCACCGCCCAGCCCGATGCGGTCGAGCCAGACGAACGTCAACAATGCACCGGGCGGATGCCCGGACACGTGCGTGATCCACGAATTCGGTTGGAAGTCAGGGATTCTGCTCGCAAAAGTGCGCACCGCGGTTGGGATGTCGGTGATGGTGGGCACCTGGCGCAGGTATTCATTTTGTGCGGCGAGGCGATGCGCGAAGCCGCGGTACCAACCGTCGATCATCGCCAGCGAGAACGCCCACGCGCACGACGTGGCCCATGCGGCCCATGGCACAACACGCCACGGCAGACGCGCCGCGACGGCCTGCCCCCACAGCACCGCGGCGACGCCGATCACGATCGCCGGGCCGGTGCCCCACCCGATATGCGCGTTCCACCACCCGAAGATCGGCGCGGTGTCGGCGAAGCTGTGTAACCGGGCGGGCGACGCGCGGATCAGCGGCGTGACGATGCCCAGATGCAGATGCGGGACGACGAACGCCGCGACCACCAGAAGCGCGCCGACGGCGACCGCCACCGTCTCCTTGCGACCGATCCGCACGAACGCCAGCCTATTCGGCGCCCGCCGCAACTAATCTGACCATTCGATGACTACTGACGCGACGCCGCTCTTCGGCAGCACACGCCTGGCTGAACGCATCGAGCGCGCCGAGATGCAGATGATCACCAGCGCGACCGAGGTCGCCAGGCAACGCGTGGGCGCGACGGTGTTCG
It contains:
- a CDS encoding RNA polymerase sigma-70 factor; amino-acid sequence: MDMSDVATQVFLAHRNLLFTAAYELLGSAADAEDVLQETWLRWVNVDLDTVRDQRAYLVRIATRQALGRLRTLGRRREAYVGPWLPEPLLTTPDVAEDVELADSVSMAMLLVLETLTPTERAVFLLREVFELEYDEIAEAVDKTPAAVRQIAHRARSHVAARRPRGVVSSDESRDALKAFQRAIETGDLQGLVDVLAPDVVMLSDGGGVKQALPRPIRGAHRVARLLGVGLPRLVGEVSVEPVQINGGPALIIRIDGEIDNVVAVRIDDGLVSGLYIVRNPEKLSYVNRETALGR